The following proteins are co-located in the Branchiostoma lanceolatum isolate klBraLanc5 chromosome 16, klBraLanc5.hap2, whole genome shotgun sequence genome:
- the LOC136421915 gene encoding diacylglycerol lipase-alpha-like isoform X2, with the protein MPGLVVFNRRWSVGSDDLVVPGLILLLLHLVWLIVMAVILGIVEEGFVNDCRLFHTHILGYLVILTLCILVEGCVVWVAMKGSILYTEPRDPMQYLLYIRLVILLVEFVWSVVGVVWIIQHYNDCPNNMVKKSVLGIVICDWVIFFSVLITAWCVFDTAGRNWVKLKRCKREIKRTDTHVWRTKLNQRLTMEAYEASWEHRCKLLCCCAGVQDNQQHAFQEIARLLSEFFIDVDLVPSDVVAGLVLLRQQQKHQRQMIVGQHSNDTYQFLSGVPINPRTKFVQLSRPEILEQFKEVVYYMRYALAAYGWPLYIYTHPGAGACQLLKFCSCCCCQCCRKHDDECTLEHDNCCQCNLAGLKRTLYNYGLNNTEVTYANFHSAVNETCFFVSIDHDRKAVVVTIRGTLSLQDCLTDLTADAESFRAYSEDFPHDWYAHRGMLESAVYVKNKMEELMLLDLAFSKQMDEDQYGLIISGHSLGAGTAAILAILLKKQYPNLRCFPFSPPGGLLSKTAVDASRSYITSTVVGKDVVPRMGLPQMEHFRFELLKMLKRSTDPKWRIIAYSLPCCCLRDPYLMPDIDQSSLTQSTRDLSSRSASTISINIPQHLQLYPPGRMIHVVRNHPREKWCGKMKPRYQALWVKNEDFSEILVSPAMMADHFPDQVMHALEEVLRNTDYGLEDQFEASNKNKLKMNDSVQVRYSHETLSHTSEEDLLDRACPRVESSLSWEYNSRDELVAGPRKGTPSIKEDKSRTSLITKSAQTLDPTDPDWQSSAPLAESESLSESDSVYSIEESSKALSIGTIQTLQSTPDSTILKSDPGYCYYVSTGVSNELLNASGFPSEESTPHKNQMTTTATIEKIPSHTSSARQLYNGVNSDGSPGEKWNGRPASEELLSEKALRTRLPPQPKSFTALPNVYNSPSFSEHYRLTHVDDVNTTNPPRRHKASKLKSRHLSEPIPERAKYEPNLIPKPPRLYANRRGTSPGSARAIEMKEFHRSQDSGSIDNGEDSDSIPLTKADAQSVDSAVPIETDV; encoded by the exons ATGCCGGGGCTGGTGGTGTTTAATCGGCGTTGGTCGGTAGGATCAGATGACCTGGTGGTGCCTGGGCTCATTCTACTGCTGCTACATCTGGTGTG GTTGATTGTGATGGCCGTTATCCTGGGTATAGTGGAGGAGGGTTTTGTGAACGACTGCAGGTTATTCCACACCCACATCCTGGGTTACCTGGTGATCCTGACGTTATGTATCCTGGTGGAGGGGTGTGTGGTGTGGGTCGCCATGAAGGGCAGTATCCTGTACACAGAACCCAGGGACCCCATGCAATATCTGCTGTATATAAGACTAG TTATTCTGCTGGTGGAGTTTGTGTGGTCAGTGGTGGGAGTGGTGTGGATCATACAGCACTACAACGACTGCCCAAACAACATGGTCAAGAAATCTGTACTGG GCATCGTAATCTGTGATTGGGTGATCTTCTTCTCGGTGCTAATCACCGCGTGGTGCGTTTTCGACACCGCGGGGAGAAATTGGGTGAAACTGAAACGCTGCAAGCGAGAGATCAAACGCACGGACACACACGTGTGGAGGACGAAACTTAATCAAAG gcTGACCATGGAGGCTTATGAAGCCAGCTGGGAACACAGATGTAAACTGCTGTGCTGCTGCGCGGGGGTGCAGGACAATCAACAG CATGCGTTCCAGGAGATAGCCCGCCTGCTGTCCGAGTTCTTTATCGATGTTGACTTGGTGCCGTCCGACGTCGTCGCTGGGCTGGTTCTCCTCAGACAGCAGCAGAAACATCAGCGACAAATGATCGTTGGACAg CACAGTAACGACACTTACCAGTTCCTGTCAGGAGTTCCCATCAACCCCCGCACCAAGTTTGTACAGCTCAGTCGGCCG GAGATACTGGAACAATTTAAGGAAGTTGTCTACTACATGAGGTATGCCCTGGCTGCGTATGGATGGCCACTGTACATCTACACTCATCCAGGTGCAGGAGCCTGTCAACTTCTCAAATTCTGCAG cTGTTGCTGTTGCCAGTGTTGCCGTAAACATGACGATGAATGCACGCTGGAGCATGACAACTGCTGCCAGTGTAACCTGGCCGGCCTGAAGCGGACACTTTACAACTATGGGCTAAACAACACCGAGGTCACCTACGCAAACTTCCACTCTGCC GTGAATGAGACATGTTTCTTCGTGTCCATTGACCATGACAGGAAAGCTGTAGTGGTGACTATCAGGGGAACGCTCTCTCTTCAG GACTGTCTGACTGACCTGACAGCTGATGCTGAGTCCTTCAGAGCCTACAGTGAAGACTTCCCACATGACTGGTATGCACACAGG GGTATGTTAGAGTCAGCCGTGTATGTGAAGAACAAGATGGAGGAGCTCATGCTGCTAGACTTGgccttctccaagcagatggacgAGGATCAGTATGGACTGATCATCTCCGGCCACTCGCTGGGCGCCGGGACTGCAGCAATACTCGCCATCCTGCTCAAGAAGCAATATCCCAATCTACGGTGCTTCCCCTTCTCCCCTCCTGGAGGTCTGCTCAG TAAAACAGCAGTTGATGCCAGCAGGAGTTATATCACATCAACTGTGGTTGGGAAAGATGTTGTGCCAAG GATGGGACTTCCTCAAATGGAACATTTTCGGTTTGAACTTCTCAAGATGCTGAAGAGAAGCACTGATCCTAAG TGGAGGATTATAGCGTACAGTCTGCCATGTTGCTGCTTGCGGGACCCGTACCTCATGCCGGACATCGACCAGAGTTCGTTGACCCAGTCGACCCGTGACCTCAGCAGCAGGTCAGCCAGCACCATCTCCATCAACATCCCCCAGCACCTGCAGCTGTACCCGCCCGGCAGGATGATCCACGTGGTCAGGAACCACCCCAGGGAGAAATG GTGTGGTAAGATGAAGCCTCGTTATCAGGCTCTGTGGGTAAAGAACGAGGACTTCTCCGAGATCCTGGTGTCTCCTGCCATGATGGCTGACCACTTCCCTGATCAGGTCATGCACGCACTGGAGGAG GTTCTGCGTAACACAGATTACGGTCTAGAGGACCAGTTTGAAGCCTCCAACAAGAACAAGTTGAAGATGAACGACTCGGTGCAGGTCAGGTACAGCCACGAGACCCTGAGTCACACCAGCGAGGAGGACCTGCTGGACCGGGCGTGTCCGCGCGTCGAGTCCAGTCTCAGCTGGGAGTACAACTCACGCGACGAACTGGTCGCAG GACCAAGAAAAG GTACACCTTCCATCAAGGAGGACAAGTCCAGGACTAGTCTGATCACCAAGTCTGCCCAGACCCTGGACCCCACCGACCCCGACTGGCAGTCGTCAGCCCCGCTCGCTGAATCCGAGAGCCTCTCCGAGTCTGACTCCGTCTACTCTATCGAGGAATCGAGTAAAGCACTCAGCATCGGCACCATACAGACTCTACAGTCCACTCCTGACAGCACGATACTGAAGTCAGACCCTGGGTACTGTTACTATGTAAGTACAGGAGTCTCCAACGAACTTCTCAACGCGAGCGGCTTTCCGAGTGAAGAGTCGACGCCGCACAAGAACCAGATGACCACTACGGCAACGATAGAAAAAATCCCCTCTCACACGTCGAGTGCGAGACAGTTGTACAACGGGGTGAACAGTGACGGAAGCCCTGGAGAAAAATGGAACGGGCGACCAGCGTCCGAAGAACTGTTGAGCGAGAAAGCGCTACGTACGAGACTCCCGCCGCAACCAAAGTCCTTCACAGCATTACCAAATGTGTACAACTCCCCTTCGTTTAGCGAACACTACCGACTCACGCACGTAGACGATGTGAACACCACAAACCCACCACGCCGCCACAAGGCGTCAAAGTTGAAATCGAGGCATTTGTCGGAACCGATCCCCGAAAGGGCGAAATATGAACCAAACCTCATTCCAAAGCCACCGAGACTCTACGCGAACAGGAGAGGAACTTCGCCGGGAAGCGCTAGGGCAATAGAGATGAAGGAATTCCACAGGTCACAGGATTCAGGAAGTATTGATAACGGGGAAGACTCCGACAGTATCCCTCTAACGAAGGCCGACGCCCAGTCTGTAGATTCCGCAGTCCCCATAGAGACCGACGTATGA
- the LOC136421915 gene encoding diacylglycerol lipase-alpha-like isoform X6 produces the protein MEMCKLLCGDNQQHAFQEIARLLSEFFIDVDLVPSDVVAGLVLLRQQQKHQRQMIVGQHSNDTYQFLSGVPINPRTKFVQLSRPEILEQFKEVVYYMRYALAAYGWPLYIYTHPGAGACQLLKFCSCCCCQCCRKHDDECTLEHDNCCQCNLAGLKRTLYNYGLNNTEVTYANFHSAVNETCFFVSIDHDRKAVVVTIRGTLSLQDCLTDLTADAESFRAYSEDFPHDWYAHRGMLESAVYVKNKMEELMLLDLAFSKQMDEDQYGLIISGHSLGAGTAAILAILLKKQYPNLRCFPFSPPGGLLSKTAVDASRSYITSTVVGKDVVPRMGLPQMEHFRFELLKMLKRSTDPKWRIIAYSLPCCCLRDPYLMPDIDQSSLTQSTRDLSSRSASTISINIPQHLQLYPPGRMIHVVRNHPREKWCGKMKPRYQALWVKNEDFSEILVSPAMMADHFPDQVMHALEEVLRNTDYGLEDQFEASNKNKLKMNDSVQVRYSHETLSHTSEEDLLDRACPRVESSLSWEYNSRDELVADHYSDLILPYSLSTLRSSKGPRKGTPSIKEDKSRTSLITKSAQTLDPTDPDWQSSAPLAESESLSESDSVYSIEESSKALSIGTIQTLQSTPDSTILKSDPGYCYYVSTGVSNELLNASGFPSEESTPHKNQMTTTATIEKIPSHTSSARQLYNGVNSDGSPGEKWNGRPASEELLSEKALRTRLPPQPKSFTALPNVYNSPSFSEHYRLTHVDDVNTTNPPRRHKASKLKSRHLSEPIPERAKYEPNLIPKPPRLYANRRGTSPGSARAIEMKEFHRSQDSGSIDNGEDSDSIPLTKADAQSVDSAVPIETDV, from the exons atggagATGTGTAAACTGCTGTGCGGGGACAATCAACAG CATGCGTTCCAGGAGATAGCCCGCCTGCTGTCCGAGTTCTTTATCGATGTTGACTTGGTGCCGTCCGACGTCGTCGCTGGGCTGGTTCTCCTCAGACAGCAGCAGAAACATCAGCGACAAATGATCGTTGGACAg CACAGTAACGACACTTACCAGTTCCTGTCAGGAGTTCCCATCAACCCCCGCACCAAGTTTGTACAGCTCAGTCGGCCG GAGATACTGGAACAATTTAAGGAAGTTGTCTACTACATGAGGTATGCCCTGGCTGCGTATGGATGGCCACTGTACATCTACACTCATCCAGGTGCAGGAGCCTGTCAACTTCTCAAATTCTGCAG cTGTTGCTGTTGCCAGTGTTGCCGTAAACATGACGATGAATGCACGCTGGAGCATGACAACTGCTGCCAGTGTAACCTGGCCGGCCTGAAGCGGACACTTTACAACTATGGGCTAAACAACACCGAGGTCACCTACGCAAACTTCCACTCTGCC GTGAATGAGACATGTTTCTTCGTGTCCATTGACCATGACAGGAAAGCTGTAGTGGTGACTATCAGGGGAACGCTCTCTCTTCAG GACTGTCTGACTGACCTGACAGCTGATGCTGAGTCCTTCAGAGCCTACAGTGAAGACTTCCCACATGACTGGTATGCACACAGG GGTATGTTAGAGTCAGCCGTGTATGTGAAGAACAAGATGGAGGAGCTCATGCTGCTAGACTTGgccttctccaagcagatggacgAGGATCAGTATGGACTGATCATCTCCGGCCACTCGCTGGGCGCCGGGACTGCAGCAATACTCGCCATCCTGCTCAAGAAGCAATATCCCAATCTACGGTGCTTCCCCTTCTCCCCTCCTGGAGGTCTGCTCAG TAAAACAGCAGTTGATGCCAGCAGGAGTTATATCACATCAACTGTGGTTGGGAAAGATGTTGTGCCAAG GATGGGACTTCCTCAAATGGAACATTTTCGGTTTGAACTTCTCAAGATGCTGAAGAGAAGCACTGATCCTAAG TGGAGGATTATAGCGTACAGTCTGCCATGTTGCTGCTTGCGGGACCCGTACCTCATGCCGGACATCGACCAGAGTTCGTTGACCCAGTCGACCCGTGACCTCAGCAGCAGGTCAGCCAGCACCATCTCCATCAACATCCCCCAGCACCTGCAGCTGTACCCGCCCGGCAGGATGATCCACGTGGTCAGGAACCACCCCAGGGAGAAATG GTGTGGTAAGATGAAGCCTCGTTATCAGGCTCTGTGGGTAAAGAACGAGGACTTCTCCGAGATCCTGGTGTCTCCTGCCATGATGGCTGACCACTTCCCTGATCAGGTCATGCACGCACTGGAGGAG GTTCTGCGTAACACAGATTACGGTCTAGAGGACCAGTTTGAAGCCTCCAACAAGAACAAGTTGAAGATGAACGACTCGGTGCAGGTCAGGTACAGCCACGAGACCCTGAGTCACACCAGCGAGGAGGACCTGCTGGACCGGGCGTGTCCGCGCGTCGAGTCCAGTCTCAGCTGGGAGTACAACTCACGCGACGAACTGGTCGCAG ACCACTACTCAGACCTTATTCTACCTTATTCTCTGTCAACTTTACGCTCCTCTAAAGGACCAAGAAAAG GTACACCTTCCATCAAGGAGGACAAGTCCAGGACTAGTCTGATCACCAAGTCTGCCCAGACCCTGGACCCCACCGACCCCGACTGGCAGTCGTCAGCCCCGCTCGCTGAATCCGAGAGCCTCTCCGAGTCTGACTCCGTCTACTCTATCGAGGAATCGAGTAAAGCACTCAGCATCGGCACCATACAGACTCTACAGTCCACTCCTGACAGCACGATACTGAAGTCAGACCCTGGGTACTGTTACTATGTAAGTACAGGAGTCTCCAACGAACTTCTCAACGCGAGCGGCTTTCCGAGTGAAGAGTCGACGCCGCACAAGAACCAGATGACCACTACGGCAACGATAGAAAAAATCCCCTCTCACACGTCGAGTGCGAGACAGTTGTACAACGGGGTGAACAGTGACGGAAGCCCTGGAGAAAAATGGAACGGGCGACCAGCGTCCGAAGAACTGTTGAGCGAGAAAGCGCTACGTACGAGACTCCCGCCGCAACCAAAGTCCTTCACAGCATTACCAAATGTGTACAACTCCCCTTCGTTTAGCGAACACTACCGACTCACGCACGTAGACGATGTGAACACCACAAACCCACCACGCCGCCACAAGGCGTCAAAGTTGAAATCGAGGCATTTGTCGGAACCGATCCCCGAAAGGGCGAAATATGAACCAAACCTCATTCCAAAGCCACCGAGACTCTACGCGAACAGGAGAGGAACTTCGCCGGGAAGCGCTAGGGCAATAGAGATGAAGGAATTCCACAGGTCACAGGATTCAGGAAGTATTGATAACGGGGAAGACTCCGACAGTATCCCTCTAACGAAGGCCGACGCCCAGTCTGTAGATTCCGCAGTCCCCATAGAGACCGACGTATGA
- the LOC136421915 gene encoding diacylglycerol lipase-alpha-like isoform X5 translates to MYPGGGVCGVGRHEGQYPVHRTQGPHAISAVYKTSYSAGGVCVVSGGSGVDHTALQRLPKQHGQEICTGLTMEAYEASWEHRCKLLCCCAGVQDNQQHAFQEIARLLSEFFIDVDLVPSDVVAGLVLLRQQQKHQRQMIVGQHSNDTYQFLSGVPINPRTKFVQLSRPEILEQFKEVVYYMRYALAAYGWPLYIYTHPGAGACQLLKFCSCCCCQCCRKHDDECTLEHDNCCQCNLAGLKRTLYNYGLNNTEVTYANFHSAVNETCFFVSIDHDRKAVVVTIRGTLSLQDCLTDLTADAESFRAYSEDFPHDWYAHRGMLESAVYVKNKMEELMLLDLAFSKQMDEDQYGLIISGHSLGAGTAAILAILLKKQYPNLRCFPFSPPGGLLSKTAVDASRSYITSTVVGKDVVPRMGLPQMEHFRFELLKMLKRSTDPKWRIIAYSLPCCCLRDPYLMPDIDQSSLTQSTRDLSSRSASTISINIPQHLQLYPPGRMIHVVRNHPREKWCGKMKPRYQALWVKNEDFSEILVSPAMMADHFPDQVMHALEEVLRNTDYGLEDQFEASNKNKLKMNDSVQVRYSHETLSHTSEEDLLDRACPRVESSLSWEYNSRDELVADHYSDLILPYSLSTLRSSKGPRKGTPSIKEDKSRTSLITKSAQTLDPTDPDWQSSAPLAESESLSESDSVYSIEESSKALSIGTIQTLQSTPDSTILKSDPGYCYYVSTGVSNELLNASGFPSEESTPHKNQMTTTATIEKIPSHTSSARQLYNGVNSDGSPGEKWNGRPASEELLSEKALRTRLPPQPKSFTALPNVYNSPSFSEHYRLTHVDDVNTTNPPRRHKASKLKSRHLSEPIPERAKYEPNLIPKPPRLYANRRGTSPGSARAIEMKEFHRSQDSGSIDNGEDSDSIPLTKADAQSVDSAVPIETDV, encoded by the exons ATGTATCCTGGTGGAGGGGTGTGTGGTGTGGGTCGCCATGAAGGGCAGTATCCTGTACACAGAACCCAGGGACCCCATGCAATATCTGCTGTATATAAGACTAG TTATTCTGCTGGTGGAGTTTGTGTGGTCAGTGGTGGGAGTGGTGTGGATCATACAGCACTACAACGACTGCCCAAACAACATGGTCAAGAAATCTGTACTGG gcTGACCATGGAGGCTTATGAAGCCAGCTGGGAACACAGATGTAAACTGCTGTGCTGCTGCGCGGGGGTGCAGGACAATCAACAG CATGCGTTCCAGGAGATAGCCCGCCTGCTGTCCGAGTTCTTTATCGATGTTGACTTGGTGCCGTCCGACGTCGTCGCTGGGCTGGTTCTCCTCAGACAGCAGCAGAAACATCAGCGACAAATGATCGTTGGACAg CACAGTAACGACACTTACCAGTTCCTGTCAGGAGTTCCCATCAACCCCCGCACCAAGTTTGTACAGCTCAGTCGGCCG GAGATACTGGAACAATTTAAGGAAGTTGTCTACTACATGAGGTATGCCCTGGCTGCGTATGGATGGCCACTGTACATCTACACTCATCCAGGTGCAGGAGCCTGTCAACTTCTCAAATTCTGCAG cTGTTGCTGTTGCCAGTGTTGCCGTAAACATGACGATGAATGCACGCTGGAGCATGACAACTGCTGCCAGTGTAACCTGGCCGGCCTGAAGCGGACACTTTACAACTATGGGCTAAACAACACCGAGGTCACCTACGCAAACTTCCACTCTGCC GTGAATGAGACATGTTTCTTCGTGTCCATTGACCATGACAGGAAAGCTGTAGTGGTGACTATCAGGGGAACGCTCTCTCTTCAG GACTGTCTGACTGACCTGACAGCTGATGCTGAGTCCTTCAGAGCCTACAGTGAAGACTTCCCACATGACTGGTATGCACACAGG GGTATGTTAGAGTCAGCCGTGTATGTGAAGAACAAGATGGAGGAGCTCATGCTGCTAGACTTGgccttctccaagcagatggacgAGGATCAGTATGGACTGATCATCTCCGGCCACTCGCTGGGCGCCGGGACTGCAGCAATACTCGCCATCCTGCTCAAGAAGCAATATCCCAATCTACGGTGCTTCCCCTTCTCCCCTCCTGGAGGTCTGCTCAG TAAAACAGCAGTTGATGCCAGCAGGAGTTATATCACATCAACTGTGGTTGGGAAAGATGTTGTGCCAAG GATGGGACTTCCTCAAATGGAACATTTTCGGTTTGAACTTCTCAAGATGCTGAAGAGAAGCACTGATCCTAAG TGGAGGATTATAGCGTACAGTCTGCCATGTTGCTGCTTGCGGGACCCGTACCTCATGCCGGACATCGACCAGAGTTCGTTGACCCAGTCGACCCGTGACCTCAGCAGCAGGTCAGCCAGCACCATCTCCATCAACATCCCCCAGCACCTGCAGCTGTACCCGCCCGGCAGGATGATCCACGTGGTCAGGAACCACCCCAGGGAGAAATG GTGTGGTAAGATGAAGCCTCGTTATCAGGCTCTGTGGGTAAAGAACGAGGACTTCTCCGAGATCCTGGTGTCTCCTGCCATGATGGCTGACCACTTCCCTGATCAGGTCATGCACGCACTGGAGGAG GTTCTGCGTAACACAGATTACGGTCTAGAGGACCAGTTTGAAGCCTCCAACAAGAACAAGTTGAAGATGAACGACTCGGTGCAGGTCAGGTACAGCCACGAGACCCTGAGTCACACCAGCGAGGAGGACCTGCTGGACCGGGCGTGTCCGCGCGTCGAGTCCAGTCTCAGCTGGGAGTACAACTCACGCGACGAACTGGTCGCAG ACCACTACTCAGACCTTATTCTACCTTATTCTCTGTCAACTTTACGCTCCTCTAAAGGACCAAGAAAAG GTACACCTTCCATCAAGGAGGACAAGTCCAGGACTAGTCTGATCACCAAGTCTGCCCAGACCCTGGACCCCACCGACCCCGACTGGCAGTCGTCAGCCCCGCTCGCTGAATCCGAGAGCCTCTCCGAGTCTGACTCCGTCTACTCTATCGAGGAATCGAGTAAAGCACTCAGCATCGGCACCATACAGACTCTACAGTCCACTCCTGACAGCACGATACTGAAGTCAGACCCTGGGTACTGTTACTATGTAAGTACAGGAGTCTCCAACGAACTTCTCAACGCGAGCGGCTTTCCGAGTGAAGAGTCGACGCCGCACAAGAACCAGATGACCACTACGGCAACGATAGAAAAAATCCCCTCTCACACGTCGAGTGCGAGACAGTTGTACAACGGGGTGAACAGTGACGGAAGCCCTGGAGAAAAATGGAACGGGCGACCAGCGTCCGAAGAACTGTTGAGCGAGAAAGCGCTACGTACGAGACTCCCGCCGCAACCAAAGTCCTTCACAGCATTACCAAATGTGTACAACTCCCCTTCGTTTAGCGAACACTACCGACTCACGCACGTAGACGATGTGAACACCACAAACCCACCACGCCGCCACAAGGCGTCAAAGTTGAAATCGAGGCATTTGTCGGAACCGATCCCCGAAAGGGCGAAATATGAACCAAACCTCATTCCAAAGCCACCGAGACTCTACGCGAACAGGAGAGGAACTTCGCCGGGAAGCGCTAGGGCAATAGAGATGAAGGAATTCCACAGGTCACAGGATTCAGGAAGTATTGATAACGGGGAAGACTCCGACAGTATCCCTCTAACGAAGGCCGACGCCCAGTCTGTAGATTCCGCAGTCCCCATAGAGACCGACGTATGA